GTCGTTGATCAGCTGCGCGTATTCCTTGTAGGTGTTGAAGCTGTTGGCGCGCGTGCTGTGCTGCAGCTTGGCGATGGCGTCGGGCGTCCACATGTGCTCTTCGCCGCGGGTGCGCCAAGCGTATTCACCACCCGCATCCAGCATGCCGGCCAGCACCGGGTCGTCGCTGAAGGCGGCGCGATGGCGGCGGAAGGACTCCTCCGCGATCTCGAACACGCCGATGCCTTCCACGCGGCTGGCGGTGCCGGTGAAGTACTTGGCGATGGTGGCGGTGTTGATGCCGATGGCCTCGAACAGCTGCGCACCGCAGTAGCTCATGTAGGTGCTCACGCCCATCTTGGACATGATCTTGGACAGGCCCTTGCCGATCGCCTTGACGTAGTTGGTGATGGCCTTGTCGCCACTCAGCTCGCCCGGCAGGTCCTTGTGCATGGCCGCCAGCGTTTCCATGGCCAGCCAGGGGTGCACGGCCTCGGCGCCGTAGCCCGCCAGCACGGCGAAGTGGTGCACTTCGCGGGCGCTGCCCGTTTCCACCACCAGGCCGGCGCTGGTGCGCAGGCCTTCGCGGATCAGGTGCTGGTGCACGCTGGACAACGCCAGCAGCGCCGGGATGGCGACGTTGTCGGGGCCGACGCTGCGGTCGCTCAGGATCAGGATGTTGTGCCCGCCCTTGATGGCGTCCACGGCCTGCGCGCACAGGCTGGCCAAGCGCGCTTCCACGCCTTCGGGGCCCCAGGCCAGCGGGTAGGTGATGTCCAGCACGGCCGAGCTGAACTTGCCCTGCGTGTGGCGCTTGATCTGGCGCAGCTTAACCATGTCGGCCGCGTCCAGGATCGGCTGGCTGACTTCCAGGCGCAGCGGCGGGTTGACCTGGTTGATGTCCAGCAAGTTCGGCTTGGGGCCGATGAAGCTGACCAGGCTCATCACGATGGCTTCGCGGATCGGGTCGATCGGCGGGTTGGTCACCTGCGCGAACAGCTGCTTGAAGTAGCTGTACAGCGGCTTGTTCTTGTCGGACAGCACGGCCAGCGGGCTGTCGTTGCCCATCGAGCCGATGCCCTCTTCGCCGTTGGCGGCCATCGGGCTCATCAGAAACTTGATGTCTTCCTGCGTGTAGCCGAAAGCCTGTTGCAGATCGAGCACGGCGGGGGCGGTGGTTTCCACGCCAGCGGCCTGGGGCTCGGTTTCGGCGATGGGCACTTCTTTCGCGTCGTCGCCCGCCACGGGCTGCTCGACGTCGTCCAGGCGGATGCGCAGATCTTCGATCCAGCGCTTGTAGGGCTTGGCATTGGCCAGGCTGGCCTTGACCTCCTCGTCGTCGATCATGCGGCCCTGTTCCAGATCGATCAGGAACATCTTGCCGGGCTGCAGGCGCCATTTCTTGACGATCTTGTGCTCAGGCACCGGCAGCACGCCGGATTCCGAGCCCATGATGACGATGTCGTCGTCGGTGATGCAGTAGCGGCTGGGGCGCAGGCCGTTGCGGTCCAGCGTGGCGCCGATCTGGCGGCCGTCGGTGAAGACGATCGACGCCGGGCCGTCCCACGGCTCCAGCATGGAGGCGTGGTATTCATAGAACGCCTTGCGGCGCTCGTCCATGGTGGTGTGCTGCTCCCACGGCTCGGGGATCATCATCATGGCCGCCTGCGCCAGCGGGTAGCCCGCCATCGTCAGCAGCTCGATGCAGTTGTCGAACGTGGCGGTGTCGGATTGGTCGGGGAAGCTGATGGGGTACAGCTTGGTCAGGTCGGCGCCCAGCACGGGCGAGCTCATCACGCCTTCGCGGGCGCGCATCCAGTTGTAGTTGCCCTTGACGGTGTTGATCTCGCCGTTGTGTGCCACGTAGCGGTACGGGTGCGCCAGCGGCCATTCGGGGAAGGTGTTGGTGGAAAAGCGCTGGTGCACCAGGCCCAGGGCCGACACGCAACGCTCGTCCTCCAGGTCGCGGTAGTAGGTACCCACCTGGTCGGCCAGCAGCAGCCCCTTGTAGATCACCGTGCGGCTGCTCATGCTTGGAACGTAGTATTCCTTGCTGTACTTCAGCTTCAGGCGCTGGATGGCGGCGCTGGCGGTCTTGCGGATCACGTACAGCTTGCGCTCCAGCGCGTCCTGCACGATCACGTCGGTGCCGCGGCCGATGAACACCTGGCGGATGATCGGCTCTTTGGCGCGCACCAGCGGCGACATGGGCATGTCGCGGTTGACCGGCACGTCGCGCCAGCCCAGCAGCACCTGGCCTTCGGCGCGGATGGCGCGCTCCATCTCTTCTTCGCAGGCCAGGCGGCTGGCGTGCTCTTTGGGCAGGAAGATCATGCCCACGCCGTATTCGCCGGGCGGCGGCAGGTTCACGCCCTGCTTGGCCATTTCTTCGCGGTACAGCGCGTCGGGCATCTGGATCAGGATGCCGGCGCCGTCGCCCATCAGCGGGTCTGCGCCCACGGCGCCGCGGTGGTCCAGGTTTTCGAGGATCTTGAGCGCGTTGGTGACGATGGCGTGGCTTTTCTCGCCCTTGATGTGCGCCACAAAGCCAACGCCGCAGGCGTCGTGCTCATGCGCCGGGTCGTACAGGCCGGCGTGCTTCAGGTGTTCTTTTTCGGCAGGCGTAGTCATGACGCGCTCCATCGTGCAATTCATCGGGGGATGGCAAGCATAGTGCAGTGCAGCAAGCGTGCCAAGCACTTTTTAATGGGGTCAGATCATCATTAAAACCAGCAATATTTCTGCGGATTTGATATTGGGGACACATCATATTTGATAGCTGCCAGCGCACACTCACAGGGCGCTGGGCCCTGTTTTTATTCTGATTCAGCCGGTTTGCGCGGCCGCCCGGGCCGGCCCGGCGTGACGCGGCGATCGGCCTCGGCCTGCACTTGCGCCAGAAAATCCTCATCGCCCAGCGCCCAGCCGCTGTGCACGGCGCGCCCCAAAGCGGCGTGCTGCTGCTGGCTGATGCCCGCCTGCACCGCATCCGCATAAGCCTGCTGGCGTGCAAAGGGCGTGTTGCCCAACGCCCAGTACAGGGGGTGCGTTTGCAGCCAGTCGGATTGGCGCAGCCCGGCGTAGTGGCCGTGGCTGGACCAGGGCCAGTCGGCCGCGCGGGCCGCCTGCCCGGTGCGCACCGGGTTCAGGTCCAGGTACGCCATAGCCGGCAGCAGGTGCGGCTCGGGCTGCAGCAAGGTGCTGCGGTAGCGCCCCTCGAACAGGGTGCCGCTGCGCCCGTGGCGCCGGTTGAAGGCGCGCACGTAGCGCCGGCCCAGCCCCTGCATCATCTGCGACACACCCTCGGCCGTGGCCGGCGTGGCCAGCAGGTGCAGGTGGTTGTCCATCAGCACGTAGGCGTGCACGGCGACCTGCGCCTGCGCGGCCTCGTCGCGCAGCGCCTGCAGCAAGGCGGCGCGGTCTTCGTCGTCCAGCACCACCGCCTGGCGGTTGTTGCCGCGCTGCAGGATGTGGTGAAGACGGCCGGGAAGGCTGAGGCGGGACAGGCGTGCCATGCCCGGATTATGTTCTGACCCCGTTTGTCGGCCCCAGCAAGGCACGTCGCGCCCGTCACCGCACAGCGCGCCATCGCCGGCAGTACGGCGGGCGTCGGTGGCAAGTCCGCCGCATCCAGATCACTCTTTTTTTGATAGCTGCCAGCGCAGGTTCAGTGTGCGACAGCGCCCGATTCGCCTTGAAAAGCGCCGTTGCCCATCCCCGCATCGCACTCAGGGTTAACCCGATTGACGCTCATATGAATATGAAAACTCAGTCGTTGGTGATTCGCTACTGGCGCACCACACTGGGGCATGGCGCTGCAGATGGGAGCTGCGGCCCACCCGCTTTGGTGAATTGCATCCCGGAAAGAACCTGAACCATGATTCGCGCAACCCGCCTGGCCTTGCTGGCCGCCACCCTCACCTTCGGCGCAGGCGCCGTGTGGGCCGACAAACTGGACGACGTGAAGAAAGCCGGCGTGCTGCGCGTGGCCGCCTTCGACGCCAACCCGCCCTTCGGCTACGTGGACCCGAAGACGCGCAAGATCGTCGGCCTGGACGTGGACTACGCCAACGAACTGGCGAAGAAGCTGGGCGTGAAGCTGGAAGTGCTGCCCACCAACCCGGCCAACCGCGTGCCACTGCTTACGTCGGGCAAGGTCGATTTGGTGCTGGCCAACTTCACCATCACCGAAGAGCGCAAGCAGGCCGTCAACTTCAGCATTCCGTATTTCGCCTCGGGCACGCAGTTCGTCGCCAAGAAGGGCTTTTTGAAGTCGCCCGAGCAGCTGTCTGGCCTGCGCATCGGCGTGGACAAGGGCACGACCAACGAGATCCAGCTGCGCCAGCAGTACCCCAAGGCCACGCTGGTGGCCTATGACGACACGCCTTTTGCCTTTGCGGCGCTGCGCAACGGCAACGTGCAGGCCATCTCGCAAGACGGGCCCAAGCTGATCGGGCTGCTGGCCAACGTGCCCGACCGCGACAAGTACGAGGTGCCGCCGTTCGCCATTTCGCAGGACTACATCGGCGTGGGCGTGCCCAAGGGCGAAACGGCGCTGACCGAGTTCGTCAACCAGACGCTGCGCGAGC
This genomic interval from Ottowia oryzae contains the following:
- a CDS encoding glutamate synthase-related protein; translation: MTTPAEKEHLKHAGLYDPAHEHDACGVGFVAHIKGEKSHAIVTNALKILENLDHRGAVGADPLMGDGAGILIQMPDALYREEMAKQGVNLPPPGEYGVGMIFLPKEHASRLACEEEMERAIRAEGQVLLGWRDVPVNRDMPMSPLVRAKEPIIRQVFIGRGTDVIVQDALERKLYVIRKTASAAIQRLKLKYSKEYYVPSMSSRTVIYKGLLLADQVGTYYRDLEDERCVSALGLVHQRFSTNTFPEWPLAHPYRYVAHNGEINTVKGNYNWMRAREGVMSSPVLGADLTKLYPISFPDQSDTATFDNCIELLTMAGYPLAQAAMMMIPEPWEQHTTMDERRKAFYEYHASMLEPWDGPASIVFTDGRQIGATLDRNGLRPSRYCITDDDIVIMGSESGVLPVPEHKIVKKWRLQPGKMFLIDLEQGRMIDDEEVKASLANAKPYKRWIEDLRIRLDDVEQPVAGDDAKEVPIAETEPQAAGVETTAPAVLDLQQAFGYTQEDIKFLMSPMAANGEEGIGSMGNDSPLAVLSDKNKPLYSYFKQLFAQVTNPPIDPIREAIVMSLVSFIGPKPNLLDINQVNPPLRLEVSQPILDAADMVKLRQIKRHTQGKFSSAVLDITYPLAWGPEGVEARLASLCAQAVDAIKGGHNILILSDRSVGPDNVAIPALLALSSVHQHLIREGLRTSAGLVVETGSAREVHHFAVLAGYGAEAVHPWLAMETLAAMHKDLPGELSGDKAITNYVKAIGKGLSKIMSKMGVSTYMSYCGAQLFEAIGINTATIAKYFTGTASRVEGIGVFEIAEESFRRHRAAFSDDPVLAGMLDAGGEYAWRTRGEEHMWTPDAIAKLQHSTRANSFNTYKEYAQLINDQSRRHMTLRGLFEFKVDPAKAIPLDEVEPAAEIVKRFATGAMSLGSISTEAHATLAVAMNRIGGKSNTGEGGEDPARYRNELKGIPIKQGETLKSIIGDDVVEVDLPLQAGDSLRSRIKQVASGRFGVTAEYLTSSDQIQIKMAQGAKPGEGGQLPGGKVSEYIGKQRYSVPGVGLISPPPHHDIYSIEDLAQLIHDLKNVAPHSDISVKLVSEVGVGTIAAGVAKCKSDHVVIAGHDGGTGASPWSSIKHAGSPWEIGLAETQQTLVLNRLRGRIRVQADGQMKTGRDVAIGALLGADEFGFATAPLVVEGCIMMRKCHLNTCPVGVATQDPVLRKKFTGRPEHVVNYFFFVAEEVRQIMAQLGIRQFDDLIGRSDLLDMKQGLEHWKARGLDFSRLFAQPNVPDDVPRFHVAKQDHGLAKALDVRLIEKARPAIEKGEAVKIMDTARNVNRSVGAMLSGAVTKAHAEGLPDDTIRIQLEGTGGQSFGAFLCKGITLFLIGEANDYTGKGLSGGRIAIRPSLDFRGAAHDNIIVGNTVMYGATTGEAFFSGVAGERFAVRLSGATTVVEGTGDHGCEYMTGGTVVVLGKTGRNFAAGMSGGVAYVYDEDGQFAKRCNLSMVTLEKVVPFAEQRAAGDVGIWHRGQTDEEQLRKLLDDHLRWTGSRRARELLDNWAASREKFVKVLPTEYKRALGEIHAKKQAAAQAAPAQGASKNVAVAAK
- a CDS encoding ABC transporter substrate-binding protein; protein product: MIRATRLALLAATLTFGAGAVWADKLDDVKKAGVLRVAAFDANPPFGYVDPKTRKIVGLDVDYANELAKKLGVKLEVLPTNPANRVPLLTSGKVDLVLANFTITEERKQAVNFSIPYFASGTQFVAKKGFLKSPEQLSGLRIGVDKGTTNEIQLRQQYPKATLVAYDDTPFAFAALRNGNVQAISQDGPKLIGLLANVPDRDKYEVPPFAISQDYIGVGVPKGETALTEFVNQTLRELEADGRAQKIYDTWFGPKSKTPLKRIYKIGDKTAG
- a CDS encoding transposase; the encoded protein is MARLSRLSLPGRLHHILQRGNNRQAVVLDDEDRAALLQALRDEAAQAQVAVHAYVLMDNHLHLLATPATAEGVSQMMQGLGRRYVRAFNRRHGRSGTLFEGRYRSTLLQPEPHLLPAMAYLDLNPVRTGQAARAADWPWSSHGHYAGLRQSDWLQTHPLYWALGNTPFARQQAYADAVQAGISQQQHAALGRAVHSGWALGDEDFLAQVQAEADRRVTPGRPGRPRKPAESE